One genomic region from Asterias amurensis chromosome 7, ASM3211899v1 encodes:
- the LOC139940099 gene encoding uncharacterized protein, producing MAANPSNQKRIFIWHTGRSLSAVFTRSLSQIPDSCAILAHFCSAGRFGPERKYLQDYEYEYAGTDTYESMKAIYEQPRPGKSVVIGKDCSHYLDGRYEFIPDGYQHIFLTRHPLKSISSFATRIKTLPKEQVFQVGLNQHKSLHNLHHYLKTTHGINAPVLDADDLIAQPKEMLQKVCKILGLPFSDKLLTWDWTDEKPDNWMVRNSVWEDQKIYGWYADCLNSTGFRKPTEAAKTDKKALEPEFVKMVEEALPYYEELTKMHI from the coding sequence ATGGCTGCCAATCCTAGCAATCAGAAGCGGATTTTCATCTGGCACACTGGCCGATCTCTGTCAGCAGTTTTCACTCGATCTCTCTCTCAAATCCCAGACTCTTGCGCTATCTTGGCACACTTCTGCTCTGCAGGGAGATTTGGCCCAGAGCGTAAGTACCTACAAGACTATGAGTATGAATACGCTGGCACAGATACCTACGAATCAATGAAGGCCATCTATGAGCAACCTCGGCCAGGCAAGTCTGTTGTCATAGGGAAGGATTGCAGTCACTATCTGGATGGAAGGTATGAATTCATACCAGACGGCTACCAGCATATCTTTCTGACAAGGCACCCTTTGAAGTCCATCTCATCTTTTGCGACACGCATCAAAACACTCCCTAAGGAGCAAGTGTTTCAAGTTGGGCTAAATCAACACAAGTCTCTGCACAACCTCCACCACTACCTGAAGACCACCCATGGCATCAATGCTCCTGTGCTGGATGCTGACGACCTGATTGCACAACCTAAGGAGATGCTACAAAAGGTCTGCAAGATCCTAGGTCTACCGTTCAGTGACAAGCTTCTCACCTGGGACTGGACTGATGAAAAGCCGGATAACTGGATGGTAAGAAACAGCGTTTGGGAAGATCAAAAGATCTATGGATGGTATGCTGACTGTCTCAATAGTACTGGTTTCAGAAAGCCAACAGAGGCAGCAAAGACAGACAAGAAGGCTCTGGAGCCAGAGTTTGTAAAGATGGTAGAAGAAGCTTTACCATACTATGAAGAGCTCACAAAAATGCATATTTAA
- the LOC139939399 gene encoding uncharacterized protein, with product MATNPSNQKRIFIWHTQRSLSTVFTRSLSQIPDSCAIFAHFCSAAKFGPERKYLQDYEYEYAGTDTYESMKAIYEQPRPGKSVVIGKDCSHYLAEKYDFIPKGYQHVFLIRHPLKSTSSIAARIKTLPKEQVWQFKVNQYKYLHNLHQYLKTTHGINAPVLDADDLIAQPKEMLQKVCKILGLPFSDKLLTWDWTDEKPDNWMVRNSLWEDHKIHGWYDNCLHSTGFRKPTEAAKTDKKALEPEFVKMVEEALPYYEELRKLRIKPGF from the coding sequence ATGGCTACCAATCCAAGTAATCAGAAGCGGATTTTCATCTGGCACACTCAAAGATCCCTGTCGACGGTGTTCACTCGATCTCTCTCTCAAATCCCGGACTCCTGTGCTATCTTTGCACATTTCTGTTCGGCTGCAAAGTTTGGCCCGGAGCGCAAGTATCTACAAGACTATGAGTATGAATACGCTGGCACAGATACCTACGAATCAATGAAGGCCATCTATGAGCAACCTCGGCCAGGCAAGTCTGTTGTCATCGGGAAGGATTGCAGTCACTATCTGGCTGAAAAATATGACTTTATACCGAAAGGTTACCAGCACGTCTTCCTGATCAGGCACCCTTTGAAGTCCACCTCATCTATTGCAGCACGCATCAAAACCCTCCCTAAGGAGCAGGTGTGGCAATTCAAGGTAAATCAATACAAGTATCTGCACAACCTCCACCAATATCTGAAGACCACCCATGGCATCAATGCTCCTGTGCTGGATGCTGACGACCTGATTGCACAACCTAAGGAGATGCTACAAAAGGTCTGCAAGATCCTAGGTCTACCGTTCAGTGACAAGCTTCTCACCTGGGACTGGACTGATGAAAAGCCGGATAACTGGATGGTAAGAAACAGCCTTTGGGAAGATCATAAGATCCATGGATGGTACGATAACTGTCTCCATAGTACAGGTTTCAGGAAGCCAACGGAGGCAGCAAAGACAGACAAGAAGGCTCTGGAGCCGGAGTTTGTAAAGATGGTAGAAGAAGCTTTACCATACTATGAAGAGCTCAGAAAGCTGCGTATTAAACCTGGATTCTAA
- the LOC139939397 gene encoding uncharacterized protein, which yields MATNPSNQKRIFIWQTQRSLSTVFTRSLSQIPDSCAILAHFWSAAKFGPERKYLQDYEYEYAGTDTYESMKAIYEQPRPGKSVVIGKDCSHYLAEKYDFIPKGYQHVFLIRHPLKSISSLATRIKTLPKEQVWQFKVNQHKYLHNLHQYLKTTHGINASVLDADDLIAQPKEMLQKVCKILGLPFSDKLLTWDWTDEKPDNWMVRNSIWEYHKIYGWYDNCLHSTGFRKPTEAAKTDKKALEPEFVKMVEEALPYYEELRKLRIKPGF from the coding sequence ATGGCTACCAATCCAAGTAATCAGAAGCGGATTTTCATCTGGCAAACTCAAAGATCCCTGTCGACGGTGTTCACTCGATCTCTCTCTCAAATCCCGGACTCCTGTGCTATCTTGGCACATTTCTGGTCGGCTGCAAAGTTTGGCCCGGAGCGCAAGTACCTACAAGACTATGAGTATGAATACGCTGGCACAGATACCTACGAATCAATGAAGGCCATCTATGAGCAACCTCGGCCAGGCAAGTCTGTTGTCATCGGGAAGGATTGCAGTCACTATCTGGCTGAAAAATATGACTTCATACCGAAAGGTTACCAGCACGTCTTCCTGATCAGGCACCCTTTGAAGTCCATTTCATCTCTTGCGACACGCATCAAAACCCTCCCTAAGGAGCAGGTGTGGCAATTCAAGGTAAATCAACACAAGTATCTGCACAACCTCCACCAATATCTGAAGACCACCCATGGCATCAATGCTTCTGTGCTGGATGCTGACGACCTGATTGCACAACCTAAGGAGATGCTACAAAAGGTCTGCAAGATCCTAGGTCTACCGTTCAGTGACAAGCTTCTCACCTGGGACTGGACTGATGAAAAGCCGGATAACTGGATGGTAAGAAACAGCATTTGGGAATATCATAAGATCTATGGATGGTACGATAATTGTCTCCATAGTACTGGTTTCAGGAAGCCAACGGAGGCAGCAAAGACAGACAAGAAGGCTCTGGAGCCGGAGTTTGTAAAGATGGTAGAAGAAGCTTTACCATACTATGAAGAGCTCAGAAAGCTGCGTATTAAACCTGGATTCTAA
- the LOC139939532 gene encoding uncharacterized protein yields the protein MATNPINQKRIFIWCTARSLSTVITRSLSQIPDSYALVALFASAGSFGPERKFQDCKYEYAGTDTYTSMKAIYEQPWPSQSVVIGKDCSFYLEGKYDFIPEGYQHVFLFRHPLKSISSMAASFATRIKTLPEKQVYRFKVNQYKSLHNLHQYLKTTHGINAPVLDADDLIAQPKEMLQTVCKILGLPFSDKLLTWDWTDEKPDNWMVRNSVWEDHKIYGWYDNCLHSTGFRKPTEAAKTDKNALEPEFVKMVEEALPYYEELRKLRIKPGF from the coding sequence ATGGCTACCAATCCAATTAATCAGAAGCGGATTTTCATCTGGTGCACTGCAAGGTCTCTGTCGACGGTTATCACTCGATCTCTCTCTCAAATTCCGGACTCCTACGCTCTCGTGGCACTGTTTGCCTCAGCTGGGTCATTTGGACCAGAGCGCAAGTTTCAAGATTGCAAGTATGAATACGCTGGCACAGATACCTACACATCAATGAAGGCCATCTATGAGCAACCGTGGCCAAGCCAGTCTGTTGTCATCGGGAAGGATTGCAGTTTTTATCTGGAAGGCAAATATGACTTCATACCAGAAGGTTACCAGCACGTCTTCCTGTTTAGGCACCCTTTGAAGTCCATCTCATCTATGGCAGCATCTTTTGCGACACGCATCAAAACCCTCCCCGAGAAGCAAGTGTATCGCTTCAAGGTAAATCAATACAAGTCTCTGCACAACCTCCATCAATATCTGAAGACCACCCATGGCATCAATGCTCCTGTGCTGGATGCTGACGACCTGATTGCACAACCTAAGGAGATGCTACAAACGGTCTGCAAGATCCTAGGTCTACCGTTCAGTGACAAGCTTCTCACCTGGGACTGGACTGATGAAAAGCCAGATAACTGGATGGTAAGAAACAGCGTTTGGGAAGACCATAAGATCTATGGATGGTACGATAATTGTCTCCATAGTACTGGTTTCAGGAAGCCAACGGAGGCAGCAAAGACAGACAAGAACGCTCTGGAGCCGGAGTTTGTAAAGATGGTAGAAGAAGCTTTACCATACTATGAAGAGCTCAGAAAGCTGCGTATTAAACCTGGATTCTAA
- the LOC139939531 gene encoding uncharacterized protein, translating to MATNPINQKRIFIWCTARSLSTVITRSLSQIPDSYALVALFASAGSFGPERKFQDCKYEYASTDTYTSMKAIYEQPWPSQSVVIGKDCSFFLEGKYDFIPEGYQHVFLFRHPLKSISSMAASFATRIKTLPEKQVYHFKVNQYKSLHNLHQYLKTTHGINAPVLDADDLIAQPKEMLQKVCKILGLPFSDKLLTWDWTDEKPDNWMVRNSLWEDHKIHGWYSNCLHSTGFRKPTEAAKTDKKALEPEFVKMVEEALPYYEELRKLRIKP from the coding sequence ATGGCTACCAATCCAATTAATCAGAAGCGGATTTTCATCTGGTGCACTGCAAGGTCTCTGTCGACGGTTATCACTCGATCTCTCTCTCAAATTCCGGACTCCTACGCTCTCGTGGCACTGTTTGCCTCAGCTGGGTCATTTGGACCAGAGCGCAAGTTTCAAGATTGCAAGTATGAATACGCTAGCACAGATACCTACACATCAATGAAGGCCATCTATGAGCAACCGTGGCCAAGCCAGTCTGTTGTCATCGGGAAGGATTGCAGTTTTTTTCTGGAAGGCAAATATGACTTCATACCAGAAGGTTACCAGCACGTCTTCCTATTTAGGCACCCTTTGAAGTCCATCTCATCTATGGCAGCATCTTTTGCGACACGCATCAAAACCCTCCCCGAGAAGCAAGTGTATCACTTCAAGGTAAATCAATACAAGTCTCTGCACAACCTCCATCAATATCTGAAGACCACCCATGGCATCAATGCTCCTGTGCTGGATGCTGACGACCTGATTGCACAACCTAAGGAGATGCTACAAAAGGTCTGCAAAATCCTAGGTCTACCGTTCAGTGACAAGCTTCTCACCTGGGACTGGACTGATGAAAAGCCGGATAACTGGATGGTAAGAAACAGCCTTTGGGAAGATCATAAGATCCATGGATGGTATTCTAATTGTCTCCACAGTACTGGTTTCAGAAAGCCAACGGAGGCAGCAAAGACAGACAAGAAGGCTCTGGAGCCAGAGTTTGTAAAGATGGTAGAAGAAGCTTTACCATACTATGAAGAGCTCAGAAAGCTGCGTATTAAACCTTGA